In a single window of the uncultured Dysgonomonas sp. genome:
- a CDS encoding DUF2238 domain-containing protein → MEKKHWIFLIIFFIVGIWSGINPYETGLWFLEAGMCIVGVAILAFTFKRFRFTDMTYVFILIHLIILFVGAHYSYAKVPLFDWIKEVFDQSRNNYDKVGHFAQGFIPAMIARELLIRLDVLKKRSWLPFIVVCICLAISAFYELIEWWVGALSDDGADDFLGTQGYVWDTQSDMFCAMLGAICMLIFFSKLQDKQIQKINQ, encoded by the coding sequence ATGGAAAAGAAGCATTGGATATTCCTTATCATATTCTTTATAGTAGGCATATGGTCGGGTATTAATCCTTACGAAACGGGATTGTGGTTTCTCGAAGCGGGAATGTGCATTGTCGGTGTGGCTATACTGGCTTTTACTTTCAAGCGGTTCCGGTTTACGGATATGACCTATGTCTTTATCCTTATCCATCTTATCATCCTTTTTGTAGGGGCACATTATTCCTATGCTAAGGTTCCTTTGTTCGACTGGATAAAAGAAGTGTTTGACCAAAGCCGCAATAACTATGATAAAGTAGGGCATTTTGCACAGGGGTTCATCCCGGCAATGATTGCCCGCGAATTGCTTATTCGCCTCGATGTGCTCAAAAAACGTTCATGGCTGCCGTTTATCGTTGTTTGCATCTGCCTAGCCATCAGTGCTTTTTATGAACTGATAGAGTGGTGGGTTGGCGCATTGTCTGACGATGGTGCTGATGATTTTCTCGGTACTCAGGGATATGTCTGGGATACGCAGTCGGATATGTTTTGCGCCATGCTTGGAGCTATCTGCATGCTGATATTCTTTTCGAAATTACAGGATAAGCAAATACAAAAAATAAACCAATGA
- a CDS encoding DMT family transporter → MTLSQKQQGHLIMLVVMTVFGLNIPINKYLYSTGLLTPMAMTMLRMGFAAIAFWAVSLFTKKEKVDRRDLLILCIGGISGMLINQSLFAYGLGQTSSVDASIITTSGPLFAMILAAVLLKEPITFKKAGGVVLGGLGAIFLVYTSNQVVTPGQGSALAGDIAVLSAQLFYAFYLVITRPLSTKYSPITMMKWMFFFAALINLPISYNAVLVAPLFHQPDIMPYLMLSFTLLGATFFTYMMIPLAQRRIRPTTISMYNNMQPLIASGVAIYMGMDRFTFEKLLAAILIFAGVYLVTASKSRADVERESKTEQS, encoded by the coding sequence ATGACACTTTCTCAGAAACAACAGGGGCATCTTATTATGCTTGTTGTGATGACAGTTTTCGGACTGAATATTCCCATCAATAAGTATCTGTACAGTACAGGGCTTCTTACGCCTATGGCTATGACAATGCTGCGTATGGGGTTTGCAGCCATTGCCTTTTGGGCAGTCTCGTTATTCACGAAAAAAGAAAAAGTAGACAGACGGGATTTGCTTATACTGTGTATAGGAGGTATTTCCGGCATGCTCATCAATCAAAGTCTCTTTGCATACGGTCTTGGGCAAACATCATCTGTAGATGCATCTATAATAACGACCAGTGGCCCTTTATTTGCCATGATACTGGCGGCAGTATTACTCAAAGAACCCATTACATTCAAGAAAGCAGGCGGTGTAGTGCTTGGTGGACTGGGCGCCATATTTCTGGTTTATACTTCCAATCAGGTGGTTACTCCCGGGCAGGGGTCGGCCCTTGCAGGGGATATCGCCGTGCTTAGCGCGCAACTGTTTTATGCATTTTATCTGGTAATTACACGTCCGCTGTCGACTAAGTACTCTCCCATTACGATGATGAAATGGATGTTTTTCTTTGCGGCCCTTATCAATCTGCCTATCAGTTATAATGCTGTGTTGGTCGCACCACTTTTCCATCAGCCCGATATAATGCCGTATCTGATGCTATCATTTACATTGCTGGGTGCTACATTTTTTACTTATATGATGATTCCTTTGGCTCAGAGGCGTATAAGGCCTACTACTATCTCTATGTACAATAATATGCAGCCGCTCATTGCTTCCGGCGTAGCTATATATATGGGAATGGATCGGTTTACATTCGAAAAACTACTGGCAGCCATATTAATATTCGCAGGAGTGTATCTGGTGACGGCCAGTAAATCGAGGGCTGATGTAGAGCGGGAGTCTAAAACAGAACAATCATAG
- the mnmA gene encoding tRNA 2-thiouridine(34) synthase MnmA, protein MKIAALVSGGVDSSVVVHQLKEQGYDPTIFYIRIGMEDEQGYIDCPAEEDIEITTYIAKKYGCKMEVVSLHEEYWENVVSYTVDAVKRGLTPNPDMMCNKMIKFGCFEQKWGHEFDKIATGHYATTTELNGKTWLSTAKDHVKDQTYFLGQIDYLQVSKLMFPIGDLLKSEVRTIAAQQGLPSAQRKDSQGICFLGKVNYNDFIRRYLGERKGKIVELETGNVLGKHDGYWFHTIGQRRGLKLSGGPWFVIKKDTKRNIVYVSNGYDPETQYGKVVNLAGFSFITDDIWGDFEGRKDITFKIRHTPEFTHGYIEKIGDLYRIHSDEKIQGIAAGQFGVVYDADSKLCIGSGMIANDET, encoded by the coding sequence ATGAAAATAGCAGCATTGGTATCGGGCGGGGTAGACAGTTCCGTAGTTGTACATCAGTTAAAGGAACAAGGTTACGACCCTACCATATTTTATATACGCATAGGAATGGAAGATGAGCAGGGTTATATCGATTGCCCTGCCGAAGAAGATATTGAAATTACAACCTATATAGCAAAAAAATACGGTTGTAAGATGGAAGTTGTGTCCCTGCATGAGGAATATTGGGAAAATGTGGTAAGTTATACAGTCGATGCGGTAAAGCGAGGACTGACTCCCAATCCGGATATGATGTGCAACAAAATGATTAAGTTCGGATGCTTTGAGCAAAAATGGGGGCACGAATTTGATAAGATTGCCACAGGACATTATGCAACAACTACTGAGCTGAATGGTAAGACATGGCTCTCTACTGCAAAAGATCATGTGAAAGACCAAACCTACTTTCTGGGGCAGATAGATTATTTACAAGTGTCGAAATTGATGTTTCCGATAGGTGATCTGCTCAAGAGTGAGGTACGCACTATTGCCGCTCAACAGGGATTACCATCGGCCCAACGTAAAGATAGTCAGGGTATTTGTTTTCTAGGCAAAGTAAATTATAATGACTTTATTCGCCGCTATCTGGGAGAACGCAAAGGTAAGATCGTGGAACTGGAAACAGGGAATGTTCTGGGCAAACATGATGGTTATTGGTTTCACACTATCGGCCAACGTCGGGGTTTGAAACTGAGTGGTGGCCCGTGGTTTGTGATAAAGAAGGATACAAAACGCAATATCGTTTATGTATCTAATGGCTACGATCCTGAAACACAATATGGGAAAGTGGTAAATCTAGCAGGGTTTTCATTTATAACAGATGATATCTGGGGAGATTTTGAAGGTAGGAAAGACATCACTTTCAAAATACGGCATACCCCTGAGTTTACCCATGGCTATATAGAAAAAATAGGAGATCTGTATCGCATCCACTCCGATGAAAAGATACAGGGTATTGCCGCCGGACAGTTTGGCGTAGTCTATGATGCCGATTCCAAATTGTGTATTGGCAGCGGGATGATAGCCAATGACGAGACTTAA
- a CDS encoding trimeric intracellular cation channel family protein, producing the protein MFLFDDLAKIQLVDVIEFLGTIAFAISGIRLASAKRFDWFGAIVIGFVTATGGGTLRDLLLDVPIFWTQASRYIWCTLFAFLIVLCFRKFLVHLNNTIFWFDCIGLGLFVVVGYEKALALDYPVWVCVAMATITGIVGGMIRDILINEVPIIFTQELYAVACILGGILFSILHYLNVDLAVIEISTAVFVVVIRVLATKYRLKLPILKGED; encoded by the coding sequence ATGTTTCTTTTTGATGACCTAGCTAAAATCCAGCTTGTCGATGTAATCGAATTTCTGGGGACGATTGCGTTTGCTATCAGTGGTATCCGTCTGGCTTCGGCTAAACGGTTCGACTGGTTCGGTGCAATAGTAATCGGTTTTGTTACCGCTACCGGAGGCGGTACATTGCGTGACTTGTTGCTGGATGTGCCTATATTCTGGACACAGGCCAGCCGGTATATCTGGTGTACACTGTTTGCCTTTCTGATAGTACTGTGTTTTCGTAAATTTTTGGTACATCTTAACAATACTATTTTCTGGTTCGACTGTATCGGACTGGGACTATTTGTTGTGGTAGGCTACGAAAAAGCTCTGGCTCTCGACTATCCGGTATGGGTGTGCGTCGCCATGGCTACTATCACAGGTATAGTTGGAGGTATGATACGTGACATTTTGATAAATGAAGTTCCTATTATTTTTACACAGGAACTTTATGCTGTAGCCTGTATCTTAGGCGGAATTTTGTTTAGTATACTTCATTATCTGAATGTGGATTTGGCGGTAATAGAAATCTCTACAGCTGTATTTGTTGTAGTGATAAGAGTATTAGCTACGAAATATCGTCTGAAGTTACCTATATTAAAAGGAGAGGATTAG
- a CDS encoding OmpA family protein, producing MKRYIYYTLGSIILLSYLASCKSVKLEDADKKFAQGEYFVAADMYRKIYRKTPAKKRELRGEVALRMAESYRLINYPMRANAAYANAIRYKVNDSTVTLQYARSLHKAGDYKQAAKYYQEFLQLYPGNQFALNGLEGTRLAPLWKAKPTLHPVKRMDLFNSNRGEFSPMLLPPDYDQVYFSSNRKEATGDTISGITGAKLNDIFMSRKDENGNWMKVEHVESAINTESDEGTPSFTIAGTTMYYTHTPVPDSVGIFFPGIYVSQRTGGSWSAGTKLDISRRDTLSVYAHPTINSTGDVLYFVSDRAGGYGGKDIWKATLVGDLVESVQNLGPDINTAGDEMFPYLRNDSTLYFSSDGHPGMGGLDIFRASYNSVTGRWTPENMQFPVNSQADDFGVTFEGERESGFFSSNRGDGKGFDHIYSFEYPVIKTLVEGYIVDTDDEFVTNSTIRVVGRDGTNKKFPGKNDGTYTLDVAQGIDYVFLASGTNYLNTRMALKTVEMEKDSTYLVDFILTPINKPVVLENIFYDFDKATLRPESKEELDGLIDLLNLNPNVTIELSAHTDRKGSDEYNNRLSQRRAESVVNYLITHGIAKDRLTAVGKGKTQPKNVTKAVVKKYDFLKEGEVLTEQFIQELPPEQQDMADQVNRRTEFRVLSITYNLE from the coding sequence TTGAAAAGATATATTTACTATACATTAGGTTCGATAATATTACTCTCATATTTAGCTTCGTGCAAATCGGTGAAATTGGAAGATGCCGATAAGAAATTTGCACAGGGCGAGTATTTTGTTGCTGCCGATATGTATCGTAAAATATACCGTAAAACACCGGCAAAAAAACGAGAACTGCGTGGTGAAGTAGCTCTTCGCATGGCTGAAAGCTACCGTCTCATAAATTACCCGATGAGGGCAAATGCAGCATATGCCAATGCTATACGCTACAAGGTGAACGACAGTACGGTCACACTTCAGTATGCACGTTCTCTTCACAAGGCTGGTGATTATAAGCAAGCGGCAAAATACTATCAGGAATTTCTTCAACTATATCCGGGAAATCAATTTGCACTGAATGGCTTGGAGGGTACGCGACTGGCTCCGCTATGGAAAGCCAAGCCCACGCTACATCCCGTCAAACGTATGGACTTGTTTAACTCCAACAGAGGCGAATTCAGCCCCATGCTTCTGCCTCCCGATTACGATCAGGTTTATTTCTCATCCAATCGCAAAGAAGCCACAGGTGATACTATCAGTGGGATAACGGGGGCTAAACTGAATGACATTTTCATGTCCCGCAAAGATGAAAATGGTAACTGGATGAAGGTAGAGCATGTAGAATCAGCTATTAACACAGAGTCGGATGAAGGAACGCCATCGTTTACCATAGCAGGGACAACAATGTATTATACGCATACTCCTGTTCCCGATTCGGTAGGAATATTCTTCCCGGGTATCTATGTGTCGCAACGCACGGGCGGCTCGTGGAGTGCCGGTACTAAACTGGATATAAGCAGAAGGGATACGCTCAGTGTATATGCCCACCCTACAATAAATTCGACGGGAGATGTGCTCTATTTTGTATCCGACAGGGCAGGCGGGTATGGAGGAAAGGATATATGGAAAGCTACTTTAGTCGGCGATCTTGTCGAATCTGTTCAAAATCTCGGACCGGATATAAATACGGCAGGAGACGAGATGTTTCCTTATCTGCGCAATGATTCCACCCTTTACTTTTCATCGGACGGACACCCGGGTATGGGGGGGCTGGATATATTCAGGGCATCATATAATTCTGTAACCGGACGATGGACTCCTGAGAATATGCAGTTTCCTGTCAATTCGCAGGCTGATGATTTCGGCGTAACTTTCGAGGGAGAGAGGGAAAGCGGGTTCTTTAGTTCCAACCGTGGCGACGGGAAAGGCTTCGACCATATCTATTCGTTCGAATATCCTGTAATCAAAACGCTTGTCGAGGGCTATATAGTGGATACGGATGATGAGTTTGTCACCAATTCCACTATCCGTGTTGTAGGTCGCGACGGAACGAATAAGAAGTTTCCGGGAAAGAATGACGGCACTTATACTCTCGATGTCGCTCAGGGCATTGATTATGTATTCCTTGCCAGCGGCACAAATTATCTGAATACCCGCATGGCATTGAAGACAGTGGAGATGGAAAAGGATTCCACTTATCTGGTCGATTTTATTCTGACTCCGATAAATAAGCCTGTGGTGTTGGAGAATATATTCTATGATTTTGATAAAGCTACTTTACGTCCCGAATCGAAAGAGGAACTGGATGGGTTGATCGACTTGCTTAATCTGAATCCGAATGTAACCATAGAATTATCGGCGCATACCGACCGTAAAGGTTCGGATGAATATAATAACAGATTATCGCAACGTAGAGCTGAGTCAGTGGTTAATTATCTGATTACGCATGGTATAGCCAAAGACCGCCTGACTGCAGTAGGTAAAGGAAAGACCCAGCCCAAAAATGTAACCAAAGCGGTTGTCAAGAAATATGATTTTCTGAAAGAAGGAGAGGTATTGACTGAGCAATTTATACAGGAATTGCCGCCTGAACAACAGGATATGGCCGATCAGGTAAATCGTCGTACAGAGTTCAGAGTATTGAGTATAACTTATAATTTGGAATAG
- a CDS encoding DUF4835 family protein: MKRFILSFLLGAVSFAFLQAQELNAKLTINTQQVPSADKQLFSSLESELNKLLNEQKWTEANFSRDERINCNVNITVTSFSPSDNNYTAEIQITSQRPVYNSSYVTSLINYRDTQFDFNYSSGLPLDFNNTAVSNNLVAVISFYAYIIIGFDFDSFSLNGGRPYFSKAMEIANMSQSLGVRGWEPFSGKNNNRYDLALALTEESSSSFHSFWYNYHRMGLDEMAANASRGRIRIIESVNDVRKLYDARPSSVLLSVIAETKIDEIVRVCSQATTEEKQSMKKTLSQMFPTKSYNINMLK, from the coding sequence ATGAAAAGGTTTATCCTCTCTTTTTTACTGGGTGCAGTATCTTTTGCCTTTTTGCAAGCTCAGGAACTGAACGCCAAACTGACTATAAATACACAACAGGTACCATCTGCCGATAAGCAGTTGTTCTCCTCTCTGGAGTCTGAGCTCAATAAGTTATTAAACGAGCAGAAATGGACAGAAGCCAATTTTAGCAGGGATGAACGTATAAACTGCAATGTAAATATAACTGTAACTAGTTTTTCGCCTTCAGATAATAATTATACCGCCGAAATACAGATTACATCCCAGCGTCCGGTTTATAATTCGTCCTATGTAACTTCTCTGATAAATTACAGGGATACCCAATTTGATTTTAACTATTCATCCGGCTTGCCGCTAGACTTTAATAACACGGCAGTTAGCAATAATCTTGTTGCTGTGATCTCGTTTTATGCTTATATTATTATTGGTTTCGATTTCGATTCCTTTTCTCTGAATGGAGGCAGACCCTATTTTAGTAAGGCCATGGAAATAGCCAATATGTCGCAATCTTTAGGTGTGAGAGGGTGGGAGCCATTCTCAGGAAAGAATAATAACAGATATGATTTAGCACTCGCACTTACAGAAGAAAGTTCCTCTTCTTTCCATAGTTTCTGGTATAACTATCATCGCATGGGATTGGACGAGATGGCTGCAAATGCATCGCGTGGAAGGATACGCATTATAGAGTCTGTCAATGATGTACGGAAATTATATGATGCCCGCCCGTCTTCAGTATTACTTAGTGTTATAGCTGAAACAAAGATTGATGAAATTGTCCGTGTATGTTCTCAGGCGACAACGGAGGAAAAGCAAAGTATGAAAAAAACATTGAGTCAGATGTTTCCTACCAAGAGCTATAATATAAATATGCTGAAATAA
- a CDS encoding RNA methyltransferase, which produces MSLSKNKLKYIRSLKEKKFRSEYGTFIAEGNKLVSDLLPCMKCQLLVALPGFLSELDITDIEEVIEVNESQLAQASFLQNPQQVLAVFYQPKHPEAIDINNQLVLALDGIQDPGNLGTIVRLADWYGIKHIFCTHDTADIYNPKVVQATMGALARVTIHYVDLAGFLDNNKHIPVYGTLLDGKNIYEQDIAPHGIIVMGNEGNGIRPDIEKRITRKLYIPNYPEGNTTSESLNVAIATAIVCAEFRRRIRQ; this is translated from the coding sequence ATGAGTCTAAGCAAAAATAAATTAAAATATATCCGTTCACTGAAAGAGAAAAAATTCAGGTCTGAATATGGAACTTTCATAGCCGAGGGTAATAAACTGGTGAGCGATTTACTCCCCTGTATGAAGTGTCAGCTACTGGTCGCACTACCCGGATTTTTATCTGAATTGGATATTACAGACATTGAAGAAGTTATAGAAGTGAATGAAAGCCAACTCGCACAAGCCAGTTTTCTCCAAAATCCGCAACAGGTGCTTGCCGTTTTCTATCAGCCGAAACATCCGGAAGCTATCGATATTAATAATCAGCTCGTACTGGCTCTCGATGGTATACAAGACCCCGGTAATCTGGGAACGATAGTCCGTTTGGCCGATTGGTATGGAATAAAACATATATTTTGTACACACGATACTGCCGATATTTACAATCCGAAAGTAGTACAGGCCACAATGGGAGCACTCGCACGGGTTACTATCCATTATGTCGATTTAGCCGGTTTTCTGGATAATAATAAACACATCCCGGTTTACGGGACGCTATTGGATGGTAAAAACATATACGAACAGGACATTGCTCCTCACGGTATTATTGTAATGGGTAATGAAGGTAATGGTATCCGTCCCGATATAGAGAAGCGGATCACAAGGAAACTTTACATACCCAATTATCCTGAAGGAAATACAACTTCCGAGTCGCTGAATGTAGCGATAGCGACAGCCATAGTATGTGCAGAATTCAGAAGAAGGATTAGACAGTAA
- a CDS encoding BamA/TamA family outer membrane protein gives MRYKIIAFALVVSFCAILIQSCSSTKFVPDGEYLLESATVKSDKKVIPTYEMETYIKQKPNYKTFSIFKLPLFIYNLAGTDTTKWISRTLIHAGDPPVLYDSSMVHLTVNNLERIMTNKGYLNAEVAPIIDLDKKTAKITYDIKAGEPYRISDYRIDVNDSIVSNPLLIAPPSRKNENKDGMVRPPLGIDSILRRNTLVKKNSIFDLDMLDQERDRISSIFRRAGYFAFNKEYIGFEADTTMGINNVELDLTIYPFVQGGSGGSQVTSVPHRQYRVKAVEFYVDYNPLEDGNLGQYQETTVYERGGYKIKYGPRGEYIKPNVILNNCYITPGSLYNETLTTMTYSALSQLKILKNVNIAWENDSTDLRCIITCVPDKKQGISAEVEGTNSGGFFGLGAGVGYLHRNAFKGSELFSARLRGSYEAITPNFSSFYKNYFEIGGETSLTFPRFMFPFLKRDFRRSIHASTQFNTSYTFQRRPNFFTRTVLSGGVKYIWQDRRLSLNRHVFDLIDISYVHLPKSSLDTTFYNELSAAAQQYSFNDHFIMSMGYTFSRSNVASPTRRNQPVYSLRASIETAGNVLALAAAIANAEPNEMGSKQVFGTNFAQYVKGTVDYSKTYQVDEKNSFAWHVGGGIAYPYGNSEQIPIQKRFFSGGANSVRGWSIRELGPGSYYFKPSETGNEKDNFYYHSGDIRFDASLEYRSKLFWVLELGAFVDAGNIWTVKEYEKQEGGRFRLDKFYKEIAVAWGLGLRFDFDYVLIRLDCGWKAYDPSGDPNTKRWPISEPFKIRKNTAWHIAVGYPF, from the coding sequence ATGAGGTATAAAATAATAGCTTTTGCGCTTGTAGTTAGTTTTTGCGCCATTTTGATTCAATCCTGTAGTTCCACCAAATTTGTCCCTGATGGAGAATATCTGCTGGAGAGTGCTACTGTAAAGAGCGATAAGAAGGTTATACCAACCTACGAAATGGAGACATATATAAAGCAGAAGCCGAACTATAAGACTTTTTCCATCTTTAAATTACCCCTTTTTATATACAATCTTGCCGGGACGGATACCACCAAATGGATAAGCCGCACATTGATACATGCGGGTGACCCGCCGGTGCTTTACGATAGTTCAATGGTGCATCTGACCGTGAATAATCTGGAGAGGATAATGACAAACAAAGGGTATTTGAATGCGGAAGTAGCCCCCATTATCGATTTGGATAAAAAGACGGCGAAGATAACGTATGATATAAAAGCCGGAGAGCCTTACCGAATCAGTGATTATAGAATAGATGTAAATGACAGTATCGTATCCAACCCGCTACTGATAGCGCCTCCATCACGTAAAAATGAGAATAAGGATGGTATGGTACGGCCTCCTCTGGGTATAGATTCTATACTGAGAAGAAATACCCTGGTAAAGAAAAATTCGATTTTCGATCTCGATATGCTTGATCAGGAAAGGGATCGTATCTCTTCCATTTTCAGGAGAGCGGGTTATTTTGCCTTTAATAAGGAATATATAGGTTTCGAAGCCGATACTACAATGGGGATAAACAATGTAGAATTGGATCTTACCATATATCCTTTTGTTCAGGGAGGAAGTGGCGGCAGCCAGGTCACTTCTGTGCCACATCGCCAATACAGGGTAAAAGCGGTAGAGTTCTATGTTGATTATAATCCTCTCGAAGATGGTAATCTGGGGCAATATCAGGAGACAACGGTGTATGAGAGAGGTGGTTATAAAATAAAATACGGACCCAGAGGGGAGTATATCAAGCCCAACGTCATCCTTAATAATTGCTATATTACACCCGGAAGCCTGTATAATGAAACACTGACAACGATGACATACAGTGCTTTATCGCAGCTGAAAATTCTCAAAAATGTGAATATTGCCTGGGAAAATGATTCTACAGACTTACGTTGTATAATCACATGCGTACCGGATAAAAAACAAGGAATTTCAGCAGAAGTAGAAGGCACCAATTCGGGGGGATTCTTCGGTCTGGGTGCAGGAGTGGGTTATCTGCACCGGAACGCATTTAAAGGATCGGAGCTGTTTAGTGCCCGTTTGCGTGGTTCTTATGAAGCTATTACGCCTAATTTTTCCAGTTTTTATAAAAATTATTTTGAGATCGGGGGCGAAACTTCCCTTACGTTTCCCCGTTTTATGTTCCCATTCCTTAAGCGTGATTTCCGACGTAGTATACATGCTTCTACGCAATTCAACACGAGTTACACTTTCCAGCGAAGACCGAATTTTTTCACGCGTACTGTTTTGTCGGGAGGAGTAAAATATATATGGCAGGATAGGCGATTGTCTTTGAACAGGCATGTATTCGATCTGATAGATATCAGTTATGTGCATTTGCCTAAAAGTTCATTAGATACTACATTTTACAATGAACTATCTGCAGCAGCGCAGCAATATAGCTTCAATGACCATTTTATTATGAGTATGGGATATACATTCTCTCGGTCAAATGTAGCCAGTCCTACCAGACGAAACCAACCTGTCTATTCATTACGTGCATCCATAGAAACGGCAGGGAATGTACTGGCCCTTGCCGCGGCTATCGCAAATGCAGAACCTAATGAGATGGGTTCCAAGCAGGTATTTGGAACTAATTTTGCCCAATATGTCAAGGGTACAGTCGATTATAGTAAGACATATCAGGTAGATGAGAAGAATTCTTTTGCATGGCATGTAGGAGGGGGTATTGCCTATCCGTATGGAAACAGTGAACAGATACCTATACAGAAACGGTTCTTCTCCGGGGGGGCCAACAGTGTAAGAGGATGGTCGATCAGAGAATTGGGGCCAGGGTCGTACTATTTTAAACCATCAGAAACCGGAAATGAGAAAGACAACTTTTATTACCATTCGGGAGATATCCGTTTCGATGCCAGTCTGGAATATCGTAGCAAACTCTTCTGGGTACTGGAGCTGGGGGCTTTTGTCGATGCCGGAAATATATGGACTGTAAAGGAATATGAAAAACAGGAAGGAGGCCGTTTTAGACTAGATAAGTTTTATAAAGAAATAGCTGTTGCATGGGGACTTGGGCTCCGATTCGACTTCGACTATGTCCTTATCCGTCTCGATTGCGGCTGGAAAGCATATGACCCGTCAGGTGATCCTAATACAAAGAGATGGCCAATTTCGGAACCTTTCAAAATCAGGAAGAATACAGCATGGCATATTGCAGTGGGGTATCCGTTCTGA
- a CDS encoding tetratricopeptide repeat protein has protein sequence MKKILLPLFIISLALNLTAQTYEDMVSRAMDYVEQNDYAAAEQAMKAALRKEPTNPNNPMLMVNLGTIQRNLGELDEALISYNVAIEKYPDAPFIRHNRAALYCEMNKFDDALKDYNTILATDPKDLEALYRRGLIYISNRNLFAAEEDFEKIIELYPENLNGKMGIAAIKKRRSEWKEAEEMYADLIYRHKSNADLYYNRAECYLRLNKLASTESDIKKALELGYDGAPIYILRGQLRLAQYEKRLAREDFLKAKELGADETIVEDFLRLCK, from the coding sequence ATGAAAAAGATACTCCTGCCCTTGTTTATTATTAGTCTTGCACTCAATCTGACAGCTCAGACATACGAAGATATGGTGAGCCGTGCCATGGACTATGTAGAGCAGAATGATTATGCAGCTGCAGAGCAGGCTATGAAGGCCGCTTTGCGAAAGGAACCGACCAACCCCAATAATCCCATGCTGATGGTAAATCTGGGAACTATACAACGTAATCTGGGAGAGCTCGACGAGGCTCTGATCTCATATAATGTCGCTATAGAGAAATACCCTGATGCGCCTTTCATCAGGCACAACAGGGCTGCACTTTATTGTGAGATGAACAAGTTCGACGATGCGCTGAAAGACTACAACACAATACTAGCAACCGATCCGAAAGATCTGGAAGCATTGTATCGTAGAGGATTGATTTATATCAGTAATAGAAATCTTTTCGCGGCAGAAGAAGATTTTGAGAAAATTATAGAGTTATACCCCGAAAATCTGAACGGCAAAATGGGGATAGCAGCTATAAAGAAACGTAGATCGGAATGGAAAGAAGCCGAAGAAATGTATGCCGACCTCATTTATAGACATAAATCGAATGCCGATCTGTATTACAACCGTGCCGAATGTTATTTGAGACTTAATAAACTGGCAAGTACAGAGAGCGACATAAAGAAAGCATTGGAACTTGGCTATGATGGTGCGCCTATCTATATTCTGAGGGGGCAACTAAGGTTGGCTCAATATGAGAAACGCTTAGCAAGGGAAGATTTTCTGAAGGCTAAAGAACTGGGTGCAGATGAAACTATTGTAGAGGATTTTTTACGGCTATGCAAATAA
- a CDS encoding peroxiredoxin: MSVLVGKKAPVFKANAVVNGNEIVEGFSLEQFNGKKYVVFFFYPADFTFVCPTEIIAFQDKIAEFESRNVAVVGASTDSAFSHWKWLQTEQNDGGIKGVKYPLVADQSLMISSAYDVLAGAFDYNDEGEDVFNGAPQAYRGLFLIDKDGVVRHQVVNDMPLGRSVDEILRVIDALQFTEEYGEVCPANWKKGDKALKATQEGISDYLSHKH; the protein is encoded by the coding sequence ATGTCAGTATTAGTAGGAAAAAAAGCGCCTGTATTCAAGGCAAATGCTGTGGTAAACGGTAACGAAATAGTAGAAGGCTTTTCATTGGAACAATTCAATGGTAAGAAATATGTTGTATTCTTTTTCTATCCGGCCGATTTTACATTTGTTTGTCCAACTGAGATCATTGCTTTTCAGGATAAAATAGCAGAATTCGAATCCCGTAATGTAGCCGTAGTTGGTGCTTCAACCGATTCAGCTTTTTCGCATTGGAAGTGGTTGCAAACAGAACAAAACGATGGCGGCATCAAAGGGGTTAAATATCCATTGGTTGCAGACCAGAGTTTAATGATATCTTCTGCATACGATGTATTGGCCGGTGCGTTCGATTATAACGATGAGGGTGAAGACGTATTTAATGGCGCTCCTCAGGCTTATCGCGGTCTTTTCCTTATCGATAAGGACGGAGTAGTACGCCATCAGGTGGTAAATGATATGCCATTAGGCCGTAGCGTGGATGAAATTCTTCGCGTAATCGATGCCCTTCAGTTTACTGAAGAATATGGCGAAGTTTGCCCTGCTAACTGGAAAAAAGGAGATAAAGCACTTAAGGCAACACAAGAAGGTATATCAGATTACTTATCTCACAAGCATTAA